The Oceanivirga salmonicida DNA window ACTATTATGACATCAGTTGAAATAACTTATGGACCATTACCATCACCTGATATTTTATATCAATATAAAAATGTACAGCCTGATGCACCAGATAGAATAATAAAAATGGCAGAATTGCAAACTGAAAATAGAGTAAATATGGAAACAAAAGAGCAAGAAAATGTTCATAAATTAAGAAATGAACAATCGAGTAGAGAAAATCAAGCACAAGTATTTGCGTTTATATTGTTATTATGTATGGTTTTAGGGAGTCTTTATTTAATATATGTAGACAAAGAAATTTCTGGATTTATAACCTTGGGAACAACAATAATAACAACAGGTTTAGGTTATTTAATGAGTAGAAAATAATAATTAAAGACATTGAAAAAAAATGTCTTTTTTGTTATAAAGTTTTACATAAATTTAGAAAAAACATATTATTTATTTGTGTATAAATTGTCAAAATTGATTTTAATATATTCCATATGGTATAATATTCAAATAAAATAAAAATAAATATATAGGTTTGGTGAATAATGGATTATATAAGAATAAAGGGTGCTAGAGAAAATAATTTAAAAAATATTTCACTAGATATACCTAAAAATAATATGGTTGTAATAACAGGGGTTTCAGGAAGCGGTAAATCTTCTTTGGCTTTTGATACTATTTATTCTGAAGGACAAAGAAGATATGTTGAGAGTTTATCAGCATATGCTAGACAATTTATTGGTCAAATGAAAAAACCTGAATTAGATAGTATAGAAGGATTATCTCCTGCAATATCTATTGAGCAAAAAAGTGTATCTAAAAATCCTAGATCTACTGTTGGAACTATGACAGAAGTTTATGATTATATGAGATTATTATGGGCTCACATAGGTATACCACATTGTCCAGTTTGTAATGAAAATGTTTCAAAAAAATCTATTGATGAAATAGTAAATGACATTATTTTAAAAGCAAATACAAATGATAAATTGATAATATTATCACCTGTTGTAAAAGATAGAAAAGGTAGTTTTAAAAATCTATTTTCTAATCTTAAAAAACAAGGATTACAAAGATTACAAGTAAATGATCTTTTACTAGATTTAGATGATGAAATAGTATTAGATAAAAATAAAAGACATAATATATATGCAATAATAGATAGAATAATAGTAAAAAGAGAAGATGAAGAACAAGTTTCAAGAATAACAGAAGCTATAGAATTAGCAGCAATAATGTCTAATGGGAATGTAAGTATAGAAATAAATTCTAAAAAATTTGATTATTCAGAAAATTTCATATGTCCTAAGCATGAAGATATAACATTTCCTGAAATAGTACCAAGACTGTTTTCTTTT harbors:
- a CDS encoding DUF2335 domain-containing protein, which gives rise to MVEEVIEKESIEEVDDNDTIMTSVEITYGPLPSPDILYQYKNVQPDAPDRIIKMAELQTENRVNMETKEQENVHKLRNEQSSRENQAQVFAFILLLCMVLGSLYLIYVDKEISGFITLGTTIITTGLGYLMSRK